Within the Cystobacter fuscus DSM 2262 genome, the region TGGTGGAGCGCAGTCAACGAGAGCAGGCCATCTTCGTCCTGGCGGAAGACAACCATGCCCTCCTCAAGAGGGCGCTGACGGAGCGCATCCGGGCCTGGAGCCAGCAAGACCCCAACCCCCGCTTCGACAGCCTGTTCACCCAGCAGCCGGACGGCTCGCTCCGCTCCCACGCGGAGGGCTTCGACGCGACGAAGATGGTGGGTGTCTTCATCCCCCCAGGCGTGAAGCTCGACACGGAGCTGCGCCGCCGCATCCTGGCCGCCCACGACGTCCTCATGCAGTACGGGCCCGCCTTCTCGACACGTTTCAACAGCACCTACGTCACCCTGGTGGAGGGGCCGCTCCTCACCTACTGGCCCTCGGTTCCCAACTGGGCCCACGACATGCCGGCGGACGATCCGACGCTCGAGTACGAGTACTACACCATCAGCACGCCCGAGAAGAACCCGAGCCGCGGCACGGTCTGGAGCGGCATCTTCCAGTACCCCGTCACCCAACAGTGGATGGTCACGGTCACCACCCCGCTGGACATGGAGGGCCGCCATGTCGCCTCGCTCGCCCATGACGTCCTGCTGGATGAGTTGATGGATCGCTCCATCGAGGATCACCTGGACAGCGCCTACAACCTGCTCGTACGCGATGACGGCCAGCTCATCGCCCATCCCTCGCTGGACCTCGAGGGGGCCAACGTCGGCTACAACATCCTGGGCAACACGCCGAGGCCGGGGGAGGCGCCCCCGAAGCTGGGCTCCGAGCAGCAGCGGACCCATCTGCGGCAGCTCTTCGAGAAGGTGCGCGGCCGCTCACCCGGCGAAAGCCTCCTGGAGCTCCCGGAGCATGACGAGTACCTGGCCGTGGCCCGGCTCGAGGGGCCGGAGTGGAACTTCGTCACGGTGCTCCCCTCGCACGTGGTGTCCGCGGCGGCCTTGCGCTCGGCGCGCTATGTCCTGCTGTTCGGTCTGATGTCGCTGCTGCTGGAGTTGGTCATCATGTACTGGGTGCTCCAGCGGCAGATTGCCCGGCCCCTGCTGGCGCTCACCCAGGCGGCCGATCACGTGGCGTCCGGTGACTTCCACGTGGAGCTGAACGCCTCACGGCGTGACGAGCTGGGGCAGTTGGCGAATGCCTTCCGGACCATGTCCGACAAGGTGCAGCAGCGGGAGGAGCAGCTGCGACGGGCCAACGATGGGCTGGAGCAGCGGGTGGAGGAGCGGACCCGGGAGCTGAAGACGGTCCACGGGCAACTGGTGCAGACGGCCCGGCAGGCGGGCATGGCGGAGATCGCCACCAACGTGCTGCACAACGTGGGCAATGTCCTCAACAGCGTCTACACCTCCTCGCAGCTCGCGCTGGACAGCGTGCGCGAGCTGCGGCTGGAGCACGTGGGCAAGATGGCCGCCCTGCTCGAGAAGCACCAGGAGGAGCTCAACACCTTCATCCGGCTGGATGAGCGCGGACGCAACGTGCTGCCCTTCCTGCACAAGCTGGGCGGCAACCTGCTGGACGAGCGTCAGAAGATCATCGGTCTGCTCGAGGATGTGTGCCGGTACACGGAGCACATCGGAGACATCGTCAAGGTGCAGCAGAACCACGCCCGGACGCCCCGGCTCCACGAGCCCGTCTCCCTCGCGACCCTGGTGGACGACGCGATGCGCATCAACACGGCCGCGCTCAGCCGGCACCAGGTGAAGGAAGTGCGGCAGCTGACCTATCTGCCACCGGTGATGACAGACAAGCACAAGGTGCTGATGATCCTGGTCAACCTCATCAGCAACGCGAAGTACGCCATGGACGATATCCCCGCGGAGCAGCGCCTGCTGACCGTGAAGCTGGACGTCCCCGTCACCGACCGCGTGACCATCGAGGTTCGCGACAATGGCATGGGCATCGCCCAGGAAATGATGACGCGCATCTTCCAATACGGCTTCACCACCCGCGAGGAGGGGCACGGTTTCGGCTTGCACTCCTGCGCGGTGGCGGCGCAGGAGCTGGGCGGCACCCTGAAGGCCCACAGCGACGGGCCCGGGCGTGGCGCCACGTTCACGCTGGAGCTTCCCTACCAACCCATCGAGGAGACACCCAACCCATGACGGACCCCCAGAAACGTATCCTGGTCATCGACGACTCATCCGCCATCCACAAGGATGTCGTACGCATCCTGTGCCCGGAGCACAAGTCGGACAGCGGTGAGCTGGATCTGCTGGAAGACGCCCTCTTCGGCATGCCTTCCTCCAGCAAACGCACCGCCGCGGCGGAGTTCGAGGTGGACTCGGCCTTCCAAGGACAGGAAGGACTGGCCAAGGTGAAGGAGGCCCAGAGTTCTGGCCACCCCTATGAGCTGGTCTTCCTGGACTACCGCATGCCGCCGGGTTGGAACGGTGTGGAGACGCTGCGGCACCTGCGCCAGGTGGCGCCCTCGCTGCGGGTGGTGCTCTGCTCGGCCTACTGCGACTACACCTGGGAGGACATCCGCCGCGAGTTCGGCGAGTCGGATCTGCTGCTGGAGCTGAGGAAGCCCTTCAACAGCCAGAAATTGCGCCAGCTGGCGCTCGAACTCACCGGCGCGCAGCACGCGTAGCGCCCAATTGGCATGCACCGTCCAATTGTGGTCGGCCTTGTTGATGCGCATGTCGCTCTCGACGATCGCGGGGCCGCTCATCCAGTTGCAGGTAATGGCCAGTGACAACGCCTGGCCCGCCCCCTCGCCGGAAAAGCCTCATCCGGGACGCAGAGGAGTGTCCTCCAGGGCCACTTGAGACCCCCCGCCCTCCGCCCCATCTTTCGGCGGCGCGGAATTCCCCGCGCGGAGTCAGGAGGAGGACGGCATGGCGGCGATGGACCTGAACAGGATGCTCGAGCGGCTCAATGACCTCATCGCGCTGGATATCGACGCGGTGGGGGCCTACCAGGCGGCAATCAACCGCATCGACGTGGAGTCCCTGCGGATGAACCTGCGAGAGTTCCAGCAGGACCATGAGCGGCACATCCGGGACCTGTCGCAGGTGGTGAAGACGCTGGGCGGCACGCCGAGGCAGAAGCCGGACGCGAAGGGCTTCATCCTCAAGGGCTTCACGGCGGTGACGTCGATGATGGGTACCGAGGCGGCGCTGCAGGCGATGCGGGGCAACGAGAACCTCACCAACCGCACCTACCGCAACGCACTGAACGAGGAGTGGAGCCCCGAGGCCCGCGCCATCATCGAGCGCAACTACGCGGACGAGCAGCGGCACCTGGCCTTCATCGAGGACATGCTGCGCACCCGCCCCTGGGAGCAGACTCCGGTGCAGCCGTAGGCCTGCTCGGAGCCCGAGGGCCGGAGCAGCCGGAGGAGCAGCCCTGGCCGCCAGACGACCCGGCCCCGGGGGAGTGGAGCAAGGCGGGACGGGTGCCCGCTCCACCCCGTGTTTCCTCTCTGTGGACCGGCGGGAGGCCCCCGCCCCACGGGGAGGGAGACATGCAAGAGAGCGAACATCCCGCGCGCTGGTGGCATGCGCTGGAGGACGGGCGCATCCAGTGCGACCTGTGTCCGCGCGACTGCAAGCTGCACGAGGGCCAGCGGGGCATGTGCTTCGTGCGCCAGCGCACGGGCGACAGGATGGTGCTGACGACGCACGGGCGCTCGTCGGGGTTCTGCGTGGACCCCATCGAGAAGAAGCCGCTGGCACACTTCCATCCGGGCAGCAGCGTGCTGTCCTTCGGGACGGCGGGGTGCAACCTGGCGTGCCGCTTCTGCCAGAACTGGGACATCTCCAAGTCGCGCAATACCGGCTCACGGCGGAGGGCCGATGCCCGGACCGCGGAGCGAGGGTGCCGGGCCACTTCGACGCCAGGCCAGGAGGTTTCGGTCGCCGCCGCCGCCCGGTAGCGGTGGGCAACCCCTAATCCGCCATGCACTCCTGACGGGTTGCTTCGAGGACGTGCCCCTGGCCAGGAGGAGGTCCTTGACGTTATAGGGGCGGACGCGGCATCCCCGAGAAGGTACTCCTCGCTTGAACACACGCCCCGGCTCTCCCCCCGGCGCCCGGCACGCCTCCCTTGCATGGGAAGCGGGGCCGGGCGTCGTCGACGACTTCCCTTCTCCTCACGCGGTCCACCGCCCCCTCTCGGTGCTCCCCGAGTTGCTGAGGCTCGGCCTGGGCGAGGTGCCACACGAGGTGGCGCGCGCCCGCCCCGGCCCGTCC harbors:
- a CDS encoding ATP-binding protein produces the protein MSEQNSRPPASLARSTLIHMGVRIGVIIFLTTLVSYVHMFHTLREDARHQLERHVVERSQREQAIFVLAEDNHALLKRALTERIRAWSQQDPNPRFDSLFTQQPDGSLRSHAEGFDATKMVGVFIPPGVKLDTELRRRILAAHDVLMQYGPAFSTRFNSTYVTLVEGPLLTYWPSVPNWAHDMPADDPTLEYEYYTISTPEKNPSRGTVWSGIFQYPVTQQWMVTVTTPLDMEGRHVASLAHDVLLDELMDRSIEDHLDSAYNLLVRDDGQLIAHPSLDLEGANVGYNILGNTPRPGEAPPKLGSEQQRTHLRQLFEKVRGRSPGESLLELPEHDEYLAVARLEGPEWNFVTVLPSHVVSAAALRSARYVLLFGLMSLLLELVIMYWVLQRQIARPLLALTQAADHVASGDFHVELNASRRDELGQLANAFRTMSDKVQQREEQLRRANDGLEQRVEERTRELKTVHGQLVQTARQAGMAEIATNVLHNVGNVLNSVYTSSQLALDSVRELRLEHVGKMAALLEKHQEELNTFIRLDERGRNVLPFLHKLGGNLLDERQKIIGLLEDVCRYTEHIGDIVKVQQNHARTPRLHEPVSLATLVDDAMRINTAALSRHQVKEVRQLTYLPPVMTDKHKVLMILVNLISNAKYAMDDIPAEQRLLTVKLDVPVTDRVTIEVRDNGMGIAQEMMTRIFQYGFTTREEGHGFGLHSCAVAAQELGGTLKAHSDGPGRGATFTLELPYQPIEETPNP
- a CDS encoding response regulator; translation: MTDPQKRILVIDDSSAIHKDVVRILCPEHKSDSGELDLLEDALFGMPSSSKRTAAAEFEVDSAFQGQEGLAKVKEAQSSGHPYELVFLDYRMPPGWNGVETLRHLRQVAPSLRVVLCSAYCDYTWEDIRREFGESDLLLELRKPFNSQKLRQLALELTGAQHA
- a CDS encoding ferritin-like domain-containing protein, giving the protein MAAMDLNRMLERLNDLIALDIDAVGAYQAAINRIDVESLRMNLREFQQDHERHIRDLSQVVKTLGGTPRQKPDAKGFILKGFTAVTSMMGTEAALQAMRGNENLTNRTYRNALNEEWSPEARAIIERNYADEQRHLAFIEDMLRTRPWEQTPVQP